The following is a genomic window from Falco naumanni isolate bFalNau1 chromosome 10, bFalNau1.pat, whole genome shotgun sequence.
CTTTATCTGTGTAGCACCTCTTCGGCCTCCGCTTAGCCTGAAAACCTTTGGCTCTCTCTGCCGGTTATTGCACAGTTCCAGATTAAAAGACTCATGGCAATAACTGATTTTTGTTAGAATTTCACGGCTGCCAACACTAACAGTGAAGGGAATTTTGCCTTCTCAGGTGCTGCACTCGCATGCCCTTTTCATAAATAGGTGGTTAGTCAGCCAGAGAGGGTACAAGCACTCCGCCAGCCAAAACGTGTTATTCCTCAGCTCCCTGCATTTTTTATGCCATCACTTCAAAGTGCAAATAGTGAGGGAAGCCTCAGCCACCTGCACGTTGTGGTGTGAacagcacagccccccccccccccccccagccccgctgcctccCCACTCCATGCGGGTGCACCCTGGCCACCTCGCCCCTCTAAAAAGCCGAATTTAGCgcagaaagaaagggagaggggagcagCGGCTTTCCGCAGCCTGCGCAGGGCGCCGCTACCTGCCGCGCTGGGCGCCGggcccccgggcagccccgcgggggGGCGCCGGGCCGAACCGTCGGGCGAAGCGCTTGGCttccccgggccgggccgggccgtgccgccggccccacctcaccccacccAGGGCTCCCATTGGCCCCGATGAAAGTCCAGCGAGGCTCCCGGCTGCTATAAACGTGCATCCGTGCGGCGCGGCGCTATGGCAGGCGGCGGCATCTGCCTCCGGCACCCCACCCGCACCTGCGGCCGCGCCGCCAtggcccccgccgcccccgcgcaGCGCCTCGCCTCCTCCCTCCGCGCCCTGCGGAGCCGCGCGCACCCCCtggccgcgctgcccggccccCCGCGCTGGCCGCTGATGGGCAGCCTGCCCGACGTGCTCTGGAAGGGGGGGCTCAAGCGGCAGCACGAGACGCTGGTGAGGCGGGCggagggatggggatgctgcggcgggggctgccggggagcgCCGCGCGCTGACCGCGGAGGGGGGGCGTGTGTGTGTCTCTTCTGCACCCCCAGGCTGAGTACCACAGGAGGTTTGGCAAGATATTCCGCATGAAGCTGGGGGCTTTCGACTCGGTGCACATCGCAGCCCCCCTGCCTCCTGGAAGCCCTGTATCGCCGGGAGAGCGCCTGCCCCCAGCGCCTGGAGATCAAGCCCTGGAAAGCCTATCGGGACTATCGCAAAGAGGGCTACGGGCTGCTGATCCTGTGAGTGGCACCCGCAGGACGCGGGGGTTGCGGGGAGGGGGCGGTTGCAGCCTGTGGTGGGCGGGCGAGGGCTGTTTCCGAGGCGGCCGGGGATGCTGCGGGGATgccgcgggggggcggccggggatGCTGCGGGGATgccgcgggggggcggccggggatGCTGCGGGGATGCCGCGGGGCTCTGCTCCGGCGGGGCGGCGGTCCCGTTATCCCCGCTGCGCCCAGCAGCGGCTGCGGCGGCACCGTCGCGCCCGTCGGGGCGGTGGAGGGGCACCGGAGCCCGGCGCTGCCCGACGTACCTCGTCTCACATGCTGCGAGGTCGGGGGGTCgcctctcttccttcttttagCCTCTCTGTTTTCAGCCTCACTGGTTTTCATTCAATGTAGGGAAGGAAAGGACTGGCAGAGGGTGAGAAGTGCCTTTCAAAAGAAACTAATGAAACCCCGGGAAGTTGTGAAACTGGATACCACCATCAATGAGGTACTGTGCTTTGGGAAACTCCTTTTCCATCTCCAGTCCACTGGAAACctgggaaacaaaagcagatcaGATGGTCCAGTTTACCTGTTGATTTGCTCTCCAGTGATACAACCATGAGTTCATACCCTGAAATCATTCCCAGAATAATAAGTACAAACTGATTATCAGAGTCTGACCAAATGTGACACCACACAGGAACCTGTAGTTTAGATTGTCTCCACAGAATAAGATTATTTCACGATTATACGGGCTCCTGCAAACAGAGTTTTTGCTTACTTTTCTTGCATTCaggttttctttgcctttacCCCTTCATTCTTAGGTTCCTTCTGTCAGGGAACACATCCTTCTTTAACCTCTGTGTTCCTCATTGATTTTGAGGAGCATCTGCAATAAACAGCTTAATCCTCTTTATTGGGAAAACCCAGTATTATCCCAGCATCAGACTGAAGCATTTCGTCCCTGTGGAGGAAAGCTCAGTTCATTGAACCATAAGCGGTAATAGCATAATACGAGTTGTGTAAAACCCAAACATAATTTAACACAGGGGGAAATAGAAACTTTTCAAAGAACAGGCAACGTAAGTATTCCTCTCTTATGTGAGGTTGTTATCTATTTAAAAGATAGTTGAAATGCTAAATTACTTGAGTATTTTATTAGCTAATGtaattttattctcttcttttccctctctgccACTTAGGTCCTGGAGGACTTCATGCACAGAATAGATGATGTTTGTAATCACAATGGGCAAATGGAAGACGTCTATTCAGAATTCAACAAATGGTCCTTTGAAAGTAAGTTGGTTTCTGCCTGGGAACAGTACGCATTTTGTACCTGCCATGGTGGTTCAGTTAAAGTACAATCAGGGTTGAAAGTGTAGACTGAGTATTTCCAGACTACCACCTATCATGGAAAGTGGCTTGCAGAAAAGCCAGGGGACTATCAGTACAAGTGCAAAATTCATCAGCAGCTATAGAAATGCTTCTGTCTGGCTCTGGCTATCTGTAtggcttctaaaaaaaattaaaacatgatagtgacttttaaattcaaaactTGGGGGAATCAAAGTGCATTTATCTAGAGTGGGATCAGATAGTACATGACCAGTTTTGTTCATCCAGTATTTGTTAATTATCAGCAGCACAAGATCAATGCAACGACCCAATAACAGTGGAGTAGTCGTTCTAGACAAGGGTTggaaaatcacatttaaaatgtttacattaGGATTGAGAAGCACTGGAATGAGTTACCAAAACAGAAGCCTCCATCTTTAGAAACCTTTCAGAGTACACTGAAGAGCCATCTGCCAGGAATGACTTAAGGCAGAAGAAACTGCACCAGTGATTTCCTGAAGGGGAGGGGTAGCTGGGTATAGTGTGTAACTGCCTAACTGAACGAGCTCTGCCAGACCTGTCTGCTCTTGGCTGGCTCATCTCAACAACCTGTGCACTGAGTTCCTGAAAGTGGTTCTTCTTTCCACTGTCAGTGACGATGGCTGCTTTTGGAAAGGGAGAAATAGGAAGcgacagcttaaaaaaaaaaataaaaaagcaagtgGAAAGAGGTGGAAGCTGGTGGAgtgtgggatgctgctgccagtgtTTGTTTGCAAGTGGTTTCTGGCTGCGGAAAGGGCTAGGAGATGCTGGAATAGATGGCCTCTTTCAGGCCCATTTTTCCTGTGACTCAGTTCTGTTCGATAGCTTTATCTAACAGCTTATTTAGCTAATATGCCAGCCCTGCTTGGCAGAATGGTCCCGGCTGCTTCTGAAGGGATCAGCAATGAttcttatttttgaagaaattgCTACCAAAGGGCACCTTAGATAGATATACAGCTATGTGGGTCTGAGGCAAACATGCAGAAGGTGTTTTGAAGTGCTGCTCTCACCGGTGTGTATCATagaatgtttttcagaaggATAATCCAAGCCATTCCTTGACAATAAATGGTGGACACCATGCACCCTTTTGTTTATATCATTTAATGACAATACTGCTTAACAACAGGTATCTGCCTGGTGCTGTATGGAAAGAGGTTTGGTCTCCTACAGCAGGATGTTGAAGAAGAAAGTTTGAACTTCATCAAAGCTGTAAAAATGGTATGGAAGTGTCTTTATTGGGGCTGTAGGGATCTTATACCCCTACTGCTAATGAGAGGGGGAATGGGTCACCTAAAAAAAGAAGCTTCTGTACTACATGTGTATTGGCAGCCTTGCACATTCAAAGTGACACTTAACTGTGCAGAGCTCGTACTGAACATCTGACTGTCTCATTTATGAAATGCCTAAATctgtaggggaaaaaagctcTATAGACATTTGGGTAATCCTGGAAATAAGAGTTGTCAGGTTGGTTGGTTAACTTTCCCTCTGAGACACCTGTTGTGCAACAGTGCTGTTTGTTGGGTGGGACTCCTGGAGTTGTGTGGGATTATGCAAATATGCCGGATTTTAGGTTAGTCATTCCTGCAGGCACACCTCCTGTGCATTTTGCTGCAACTTGGACTCTGGTGATACATATCTGCCTAATTTTAGCCACCTGAAAGATGGGCAACTAGCCTAGCCCAGTTTAGCTCCATCTGTCGtcaagggagagagagaggcacTGCCAAAAGGTGTCTTGTCGCATTCTAAAACAAGTGCCTAAAATAGATAGGATGAATCACCCACTGGAGAAACCTCCTATTCTCCACTGGATGCCCCTAATTTTTAGCTGGATGTGGTCGAAGTAGGTTGAGACCCATACTTTCTGCCCAGGATGAAACATCTGCCAAAATCTTGACTTCCTGAAAATTGCCTCCTACTTTACAgtctaatttttttcagagattgTAAGTAGATAAGATTAAAGAAAGGTTTCAAAAGCTCTTTCTCCACCACAGATGATGTCTACTTTTGGAATGATGATGGTGACCCCTGTGGAACTTCACAAGGGTCTGAACACAAAAGTCTGGCAAGCTCATACTAAAGCATGGGATGACATATTTAAAACAGGTTATTGTTTTAAACATGATTCCTTTCTCTATGTCTCTGTTTCCTACTTCATGGAATTAACTTTCTTCATACTTGCTACTGCCCTACACTGCTGTTAATTGCAGCCTTCAGCACAGATTGAGAGCCCTTTGCTGCAGCTAACCACAAACCTATTCCAAGCACGGGAGCTCTGTTTCCTTGTGGCTAACACTTAGGTCTGGTTGTGGGGCCGTACCCAACCCCCAGGGAAGCCGTAGGAATTTTGGACCCAGCAATGTCATGAGTCCACTTTAACCTGTCATAAAAGTAAATAGCCAGAAAGTGTGTAATCTCTTTAAAGGCAGGGTATACAAGTGAGAAAGGGGACCTCGGAGTTGTTTTCTTgagaaacaagaataaaaaagaaattataggTTTTCTGAATAACCTGGAATATAGTCGAAAGtcttaaaaacagaagcaatttaAATCATAAGGTACAGTTTGGCTTTTTGACAACATTTTCTGTCTATTTAAGATGAATTGGCCTTCAAGGTTACAAAAACTAACTCCAGGTATGAAGTtaagtttatatttttcagtgcCTTGCTAGACAGTGACAGGACTAGCTAAAGACTGAGAAAGGTTTTGGCACTTGGATAATTGTAGTGCTGAATGATATATTTCTCTTAGGCATTTGAGTACTTGATACTTCAGGACTTTTGGTTATGCCAGCCAcatgtgcatttattttattgctgcttAAGTTACAGGTTTTaggaaagatgttttaaaacagttttgttcagaaaagcCAGTTTGACACCTTCACTTGACATGAATAGCTCCTTACTAGGAACTGGTCTTGACAATTGGGATATTCATGAGAAAGGGTGGGCAAAATCTAGTCCTCTttattaaatatacatatatacaaaaaaCAGCATGTAGAAATTTGGCATCTATTTTTGCCTTCTCCCAGTAAATCAAAGGCTTAAATTTCCCCTCAGGGAGTCTGGGTGCTaagtttctttgattttttttagcaCTTTGATCCCCTTTGAAAATCCAAGCTAATAAATTTTATAcacttgtatttctgtttgctaAATATTTCACTCAACACATCACTGATTTCCTTTCCTAATTTAAGAAAGCAGATTCCTAATGGTTTGCAGGAGCTCCTTCTGTTCAGAAGTGATTTCTGTGACTGAGTTTTTTTGTCTAAgtaaaaatactattatttaTTCAGTATCATTCTCATTGCTTGAAAAAAGAGCACAGTTTGGTATCTTCTTTCAAAATCTTACATGTGAGacatacttttgctttttttatagcatttttcatagaatcatttaggttggaaaagacctttgagatcatcaagtccaaccattaattACCTCTTGCTCCTCCCTCCTCAGCCAAGCACTCAATTGACTGTCGGCTGGAAAAACACTCTGCAAACCCTCAGGAGGATTTCCTGTGTGACATCTATGCTGGAGGACAACTTTCCAGGAAGGAGCTGTACGCTGCCATCGCAGAGCTCCAGATTGCAGGAGTTGAAACGGTAAACCTGACTTTCCAAGAGCTTGTGAAAATTAGCATccttccagctccctgctttcttCCACACCCGAGTAAGCTAATCCTCTAGCTGCTTCGGTGGCCTAAGTGCAAATGGATTTTTACCTGTAATCACTagattctttcttttgtttgttactGCTAGAGAGCAATTGGGATGGCTCATAACCCCTTAGGCTTACAAAATATAAGGCAGGGACCAGCTGTAAATATTGCTTTGAAATTCTGGCAACTTCTTGTTTCTGTCACCAAGTGGAGgtcttgtgtttctttttggtttatttcagaCAGCCAACAGTTTACTGTGGGCTTTGTACAACATTTCGCGCAATCCACATGTTCAGCAGAAGCTTTACCAGGAAATACAGAGTGTTTTGGCTGCTAATGAGAGTCCAAGTGCTGAGAACTTGACGAATATGCCTTACGTAAAAGCATGTCTGAAAGAATCTATGAGGTAAAATTCtcaaataatttgcaaaaagcaacatgaacaaaaaggttttttaCCAGGTAGATGTACTAGGGAGAAAGAATTTTCTAGTATATATTTTATTCACCTTGGTGTTTAAGGTGAACTATGATagatgcaggaagaaaaaatgctggaaatttaacccattttgtttttttcactgtagatTAACACCATCAGTGCCATTTACCACTCGCACCATCCACACAGAAATGGTTCTGGGAGATTACGTATTGCCCAAAGGGGTAAGTCAATTAATTTAGCTTACCACAACATTTTGTCATTGATTAACTGTCCTGTAAACCACTGAAGCTGGTCATATTTTAGTCTCAAAATGACTGCCAAACGACTAGTCCCAGGATAAGGAATGAGGAATTCACGCCAAGAATTCCCGTAAACTGAAAACCAtacctgcctgcactgctgttGGTTttagacaaaaatattttggtgtgctatttcaaaaatgtttttcaaacttTCCCATGATTTTTGGAAGCAAAGATGACCTTTTCTGTAATTGAATTAATCTTCAGAGAATTACATGACATCTTCTGAGGAAACTGCCTCGCCTTTATggttgcattatttttttccattaacaaGCTGATTCACTTGGTAGCTCTAAGCCAATTTGTAATGAGACTCTCTCCCTTGCTTTGATTATAGACCGTACTAATGATAAATAGCCATGCCCTGGGTTGCAATGAAGAGTACTTTAACGGCTGGA
Proteins encoded in this region:
- the LOC121094397 gene encoding LOW QUALITY PROTEIN: 1,25-dihydroxyvitamin D(3) 24-hydroxylase, mitochondrial (The sequence of the model RefSeq protein was modified relative to this genomic sequence to represent the inferred CDS: deleted 1 base in 1 codon), translating into MAGGGICLRHPTRTCGRAAMAPAAPAQRLASSLRALRSRAHPLAALPGPPRWPLMGSLPDVLWKGGLKRQHETLAEYHRRFGKIFRMKLGAFDSVHIAAPCLLEALYRRESACPQRLEIKPWKAYRDYRKEGYGLLILEGKDWQRVRSAFQKKLMKPREVVKLDTTINEVLEDFMHRIDDVCNHNGQMEDVYSEFNKWSFESICLVLYGKRFGLLQQDVEEESLNFIKAVKMMMSTFGMMMVTPVELHKGLNTKVWQAHTKAWDDIFKTAKHSIDCRLEKHSANPQEDFLCDIYAGGQLSRKELYAAIAELQIAGVETTANSLLWALYNISRNPHVQQKLYQEIQSVLAANESPSAENLTNMPYVKACLKESMRLTPSVPFTTRTIHTEMVLGDYVLPKGTVLMINSHALGCNEEYFNGWTQFKPERWFQKDLINPFSHVPFGIGKRMCIGRRIAELQLHLALCWLIRKYQIVATDNKPVETLHSGILIPSRELPIAFHRR